One part of the Sulfolobus tengchongensis genome encodes these proteins:
- a CDS encoding cbb3-type cytochrome c oxidase subunit I: protein MNIKRILKVALYTTNASDIGQMYITIGIISLIAGAINAALIRYQLTYQSLSAVEYYNAVSLHGIFMIFFMVMPISVGFANYLIPRMIGAHDLYWPRINALSFWILVPAVFLTIIAPWFGPINTGWYMYAPLSVELSVNGGLGVTLVETALILSGISSTLTGVNFLMTIIKLKKVPYFKMSLFTWSFFATAILLVVAMPPLTAGLVFAYLERMWNLPFFDATLGGSPVLWQNLFWFFGHPEVYILMLPAMGLVGEILPRMVGRQIYGYKALALSSMAIAFLSVLGVWMHHMFTAIDNTIAQMVASATTMAIAVPSGVKVFNWTATLYGGEIRFKAPAVLVISFIALFLVGGITGVFFPLVPLDYAFNGTYLVVGHFHYMVFAILVALLAGLIYYFPYFSGKWYHEDIVKSGTILIVAGTFLIATGMTIDGVLGMPRRYAEVPSPIYVPFQQMIDVGGILMGIGLVMAFVDLVYCWIRGKTVETIDPWNAISIGLADFYIKPVKLPLSFGKSLDGAFDEEYHGISFPYYSILGIMLSFIPLGFIFMFINLIPIGILLLAIFMATGIYWAYDQWFKSIPPPMQLDGGSPSTHGSMANGAGVTPALGTIIMRDARSAVLWFILAEICLFGSFIGGYMFVASPITNPIAYANVPPLRVEYFPLPTVMTIILLSSSIPAHLAYEEFKKGNIKMFKTLGILTAVMGFTFLMGQVYEFTHVIHFTPQQSAFTAFFFSTVSLHGFHVIMGLVVWTFVLLRTFKGVTPYGGAVAATYYWHFVDAIWVVVFSTFYLHLFV from the coding sequence ATGAACATAAAAAGAATATTAAAGGTCGCATTATACACAACTAACGCAAGCGATATTGGACAAATGTATATAACTATAGGTATAATTTCATTAATAGCAGGAGCGATAAACGCAGCTCTAATAAGATATCAATTAACATATCAATCATTAAGTGCTGTCGAATACTATAATGCAGTATCATTACATGGAATCTTCATGATATTTTTCATGGTAATGCCAATATCAGTAGGTTTTGCAAACTACCTAATTCCCAGAATGATAGGCGCGCATGATCTATATTGGCCTAGGATCAATGCACTTTCATTCTGGATTCTTGTACCAGCAGTTTTCTTAACCATAATCGCTCCTTGGTTTGGACCTATAAATACAGGCTGGTACATGTACGCGCCTCTTTCAGTTGAGCTTTCCGTAAATGGAGGACTAGGAGTCACACTGGTTGAGACTGCACTCATCTTATCTGGAATTTCATCAACTTTAACTGGTGTTAATTTTCTAATGACTATAATAAAGCTAAAGAAAGTACCTTATTTCAAAATGTCCTTATTTACTTGGTCCTTCTTTGCAACTGCAATTCTATTAGTAGTAGCAATGCCCCCACTAACTGCGGGTTTAGTGTTTGCTTATTTAGAAAGGATGTGGAATCTCCCATTTTTCGATGCAACGTTAGGAGGTAGTCCAGTGTTATGGCAAAACCTATTCTGGTTCTTCGGACATCCAGAGGTTTATATACTAATGTTACCTGCTATGGGATTAGTCGGAGAAATATTACCTAGAATGGTGGGGAGACAAATCTACGGTTATAAGGCATTAGCACTATCTTCCATGGCTATAGCGTTTTTAAGTGTTTTAGGAGTATGGATGCATCACATGTTCACTGCAATAGATAACACAATAGCTCAAATGGTAGCTTCAGCTACTACTATGGCAATAGCAGTACCATCTGGTGTAAAAGTATTTAATTGGACTGCAACATTGTATGGAGGAGAAATAAGATTTAAAGCACCGGCGGTATTAGTAATCTCGTTTATTGCCCTATTTCTAGTTGGAGGAATTACCGGAGTATTTTTCCCCTTAGTACCTCTAGATTACGCATTCAATGGTACGTACTTAGTAGTTGGACATTTCCATTATATGGTGTTTGCTATATTAGTAGCATTACTAGCTGGTTTAATTTATTACTTCCCATATTTCAGTGGAAAGTGGTATCATGAAGATATAGTGAAAAGTGGAACCATACTAATAGTAGCTGGTACATTTCTGATAGCGACCGGAATGACAATTGATGGAGTTTTAGGCATGCCAAGGAGATATGCTGAAGTACCTTCTCCAATATACGTACCCTTCCAACAAATGATAGATGTAGGAGGAATATTAATGGGAATAGGATTAGTTATGGCATTTGTAGATTTAGTCTACTGCTGGATAAGAGGAAAAACTGTTGAGACCATAGATCCATGGAATGCGATATCAATTGGCCTAGCTGATTTCTATATCAAACCAGTAAAATTGCCTCTAAGTTTTGGAAAATCACTGGATGGTGCTTTTGATGAAGAATACCACGGAATAAGTTTTCCATATTATAGCATATTGGGAATAATGCTCTCATTTATACCACTGGGCTTCATATTCATGTTCATAAATCTAATACCAATAGGTATACTGCTTCTGGCTATATTCATGGCTACTGGAATATATTGGGCTTACGATCAATGGTTTAAGTCAATTCCGCCACCTATGCAATTAGATGGTGGTTCTCCTTCCACACATGGAAGCATGGCCAATGGGGCTGGTGTCACACCTGCATTAGGAACTATAATAATGAGAGATGCTAGAAGTGCGGTATTGTGGTTTATATTAGCGGAGATATGTCTGTTCGGTTCCTTTATTGGGGGATATATGTTTGTAGCAAGTCCAATAACTAATCCAATAGCTTACGCTAATGTGCCTCCATTACGAGTAGAATACTTCCCATTGCCCACAGTAATGACTATAATACTACTTTCAAGTTCTATACCAGCACACTTAGCATATGAGGAGTTTAAGAAGGGAAATATAAAGATGTTCAAAACTCTAGGAATACTTACGGCTGTAATGGGCTTTACATTCTTAATGGGGCAAGTATACGAATTCACACATGTAATTCACTTCACTCCTCAGCAGTCAGCCTTTACTGCGTTCTTCTTCAGCACAGTGAGCTTACACGGATTTCACGTTATTATGGGACTAGTAGTATGGACATTTGTTCTATTGAGAACGTTTAAAGGAGTAACACCTTATGGTGGTGCAGTAGCAGCAACCTATTACTGGCACTTCGTAGATGCCATATGGGTTGTGGTATTTAGTACATTCTATCTGCATTTGTTCGTATAA
- a CDS encoding DUF1404 domain-containing protein, producing MKYYYFFILTLSLFLIAITVNPFTEEYMFVNPIPYMLAHYSLFGAGILISYYTLSKKNFPLNKNISLTIGVLIAFIWHYPLFFNLGAESLFIRIIEEITLFIGGILIGFSLKEITRNMKVLLLALWMIGDSILSLILMVSPNLYTTVYSVKELEYLGIIMFLMMNLIAVYILLNYINKMLSEEKDIVNEDYQRNPYSKNKNYV from the coding sequence GTGAAATATTATTATTTTTTTATTCTAACTTTATCTCTTTTTCTTATCGCAATTACTGTGAACCCTTTCACTGAGGAGTATATGTTTGTCAATCCAATTCCTTACATGTTAGCCCACTATTCCCTTTTCGGAGCAGGAATACTAATATCATATTATACTCTTAGTAAGAAAAATTTTCCCCTTAACAAGAACATATCCCTAACAATAGGTGTTCTAATTGCTTTTATCTGGCATTACCCTCTCTTCTTTAATCTGGGAGCAGAGAGTTTATTTATACGAATTATTGAGGAAATTACTTTATTTATTGGAGGGATTCTAATAGGTTTCTCCCTTAAAGAAATCACTAGAAATATGAAAGTTCTTCTTCTCGCATTGTGGATGATAGGAGATTCAATTTTATCTCTAATATTGATGGTAAGTCCAAATCTTTACACCACTGTGTATAGTGTTAAGGAGTTAGAATACTTGGGAATTATAATGTTTCTTATGATGAATTTAATAGCCGTTTATATTCTGCTAAACTATATAAATAAAATGTTAAGCGAGGAGAAGGATATTGTTAATGAAGACTATCAGAGAAATCCCTATTCCAAGAATAAGAACTATGTCTAG
- a CDS encoding DUF5658 family protein — protein MKTLLVPLTTFMTLDVITTALGLSKGLTESNPIINALYSSLPFPLFILSFLLIKVGVLGVIYFLYKYTKLDIVLILGIGISLIVFINNILLLA, from the coding sequence ATGAAAACCCTATTAGTTCCGTTAACTACTTTCATGACGCTTGACGTTATAACAACTGCTTTGGGATTATCTAAAGGACTTACAGAAAGTAACCCAATAATAAATGCCTTGTACTCCTCTTTACCATTTCCCCTATTTATCCTGTCTTTCCTTCTCATAAAGGTTGGTGTACTAGGCGTTATATACTTCCTTTATAAATACACCAAGCTAGACATAGTTCTTATTCTTGGAATAGGGATTTCTCTGATAGTCTTCATTAACAATATCCTTCTCCTCGCTTAA
- a CDS encoding stage II sporulation protein M, which yields MRELTKIILIVFVVEVVLFLIASAIPQNNPSLVSEFNNTESQVLNESYLGKVFQIFTHNLGVAMLDFIPAAGLAVLAISIYSTGMVLSAFSASVNVPGILAALSLMTLPHSWLELPSYAVAASSGLYIIIKPREWIRGLLTLIIVPIELFLAALVESGEFYVSNPYLFWLYSLPAFVFLYFLYEFLQKKADGYIKVPSQQIAMQSTQQQPIQLQPSYADYISKYNQNWNTASYFESQGNLVEAMRYYWEAIFYLIAAVGVKLNMPTYSKEDYDNIIRAVANRVGNPQLYDIYNEAFKIRVENRLSDFAIFKSYLFELARYLNMI from the coding sequence ATGAGAGAGCTAACAAAAATTATTTTAATCGTATTTGTGGTCGAGGTAGTATTGTTCCTAATAGCGTCAGCCATACCGCAGAACAATCCTTCATTGGTTTCAGAATTTAATAACACTGAGAGTCAGGTCTTAAACGAGTCGTATTTAGGTAAAGTATTTCAGATATTCACTCATAATTTAGGAGTAGCAATGTTGGACTTCATTCCAGCAGCTGGATTAGCAGTTTTAGCGATAAGTATCTATTCTACTGGAATGGTACTAAGTGCATTTTCGGCTAGTGTTAACGTCCCTGGTATATTAGCAGCCTTAAGTTTAATGACATTACCTCATTCTTGGCTAGAATTACCTTCTTATGCAGTAGCTGCTTCAAGTGGGTTGTACATAATAATTAAGCCTAGAGAATGGATTAGGGGGCTCTTAACTCTCATAATTGTACCCATAGAACTCTTTCTAGCAGCTTTAGTGGAATCTGGAGAATTTTACGTTAGTAATCCCTATCTGTTCTGGTTATACTCATTACCTGCATTTGTATTCTTATACTTTCTTTATGAATTTTTGCAGAAAAAGGCAGACGGTTACATTAAAGTGCCTAGTCAGCAGATAGCGATGCAATCTACTCAACAACAACCTATCCAACTACAACCCTCATATGCGGATTATATCTCTAAGTATAACCAAAATTGGAACACTGCAAGTTACTTCGAAAGTCAAGGAAATTTAGTTGAAGCAATGAGATATTACTGGGAGGCGATATTTTATCTAATAGCTGCAGTCGGAGTTAAACTAAATATGCCTACATATTCTAAGGAGGATTATGATAACATAATTAGAGCAGTAGCTAATAGAGTGGGAAATCCCCAATTGTATGATATATATAATGAAGCATTTAAAATTAGAGTTGAAAATAGGTTAAGCGATTTCGCTATATTTAAGAGCTACTTGTTTGAATTAGCTAGATATCTAAACATGATCTAG
- a CDS encoding S-methyl-5-thioribose-1-phosphate isomerase, whose product MKLTVKEVKEIFKPKLLPIIWRDETNTLTILDQSLLPFQTVYVDLKDVETTASAIKNMQVRGAPAIGITAGYGMVLALRNDRIQNLNDALKELTRAKSILDSARPTAINLAWATSRMLNFAKNAIENGEAKSLNELIHLMKIEAKRIFDEEYEAEILMGLYGLEKINNGDTILTQCNAGGLATGTGLGTALAPVKLAKALGIDVSVIAPETRPWLQGSRLTVYELMAEGIKVTLITDTAVGLVMYKGMVNGVMVGADRILRDGHVFNKIGTFKEAVIAHELGVPFYVLAPTSSFDLKSDVTDIKIEERDPNEVRTIKGIPIAPENVNVYNPVFDVTPPKYITAIITEKGIIYPPFNENVKKIVER is encoded by the coding sequence ATGAAATTAACAGTAAAGGAAGTAAAGGAAATTTTCAAACCTAAATTATTACCAATAATTTGGAGGGATGAAACTAATACTCTAACAATTTTAGATCAATCCTTATTACCATTTCAGACAGTTTACGTTGATTTAAAAGACGTTGAAACTACTGCATCAGCTATAAAAAACATGCAAGTTAGAGGCGCTCCAGCAATAGGTATAACTGCGGGCTATGGAATGGTGCTAGCACTGAGAAATGACAGAATACAGAATTTAAATGACGCGTTAAAAGAGTTAACTAGGGCTAAGAGCATTTTAGATTCAGCTAGACCCACAGCAATTAACTTAGCATGGGCTACTTCTAGAATGTTAAACTTTGCTAAAAACGCAATAGAAAATGGCGAGGCAAAAAGTCTAAATGAATTAATTCACCTAATGAAGATCGAGGCTAAGAGAATCTTCGATGAGGAATATGAAGCTGAAATACTAATGGGGCTTTATGGCTTGGAGAAAATCAATAACGGTGATACAATATTAACTCAATGCAACGCTGGAGGTTTAGCTACGGGAACTGGTTTAGGTACTGCATTGGCTCCAGTTAAGTTAGCAAAGGCCTTAGGAATTGATGTGTCAGTAATAGCACCTGAAACTAGACCTTGGCTACAAGGTAGTAGGCTTACAGTTTACGAGTTAATGGCAGAGGGAATAAAGGTTACTTTGATAACTGATACCGCTGTAGGATTAGTAATGTATAAGGGCATGGTAAATGGGGTTATGGTAGGAGCTGATAGAATATTGAGGGATGGGCATGTATTCAATAAAATAGGTACTTTTAAGGAAGCAGTAATAGCTCATGAGCTAGGAGTACCATTTTACGTACTAGCACCAACTTCAAGTTTCGATCTTAAGAGTGACGTTACTGATATAAAAATTGAAGAAAGAGACCCCAATGAGGTTAGAACAATTAAGGGAATCCCAATAGCTCCAGAAAACGTTAACGTTTATAATCCTGTATTCGATGTTACACCTCCAAAATACATTACTGCAATAATAACTGAGAAGGGAATAATTTATCCGCCATTTAATGAAAATGTCAAAAAAATTGTTGAAAGGTAA
- a CDS encoding alpha/beta hydrolase — protein sequence MKLSVIEFESDLLRDNPLRDPYKRKVGIISPDNPEGRPILIHLSGYLSSSLTQLNYNPFGEDMKSRLERLEREGKIKGSIIVLPDMFTKVGGNQYINSTAVGMYEDFLIKELIPYLVDEFKSDNIGIFGHSSGGYGALYLGMKYPNLIKAIADHAGDAYFEYVYLPTFPKAIEQLRKFKNHREWLENYWKKENKHHREDLITLNVIGMSAFYSPNGEDFELPFDVETGEINESVWKKWIEKDPVRMIDNYVDNLRKLKLIFIDVGKKDEFNIQYGSRILHKKMEKYGIPHYYEEFNDGHLNTSYRYDISVSLLEKTFQYQ from the coding sequence GTGAAATTATCAGTTATCGAATTTGAAAGTGATCTGCTAAGGGATAATCCATTAAGGGATCCTTACAAGAGAAAAGTAGGAATAATTTCTCCCGATAATCCTGAAGGAAGACCAATCTTAATACACCTCAGTGGCTATCTCTCATCTTCTCTTACACAACTAAATTATAACCCATTTGGAGAGGATATGAAAAGTAGGCTTGAGAGATTAGAACGTGAGGGAAAAATTAAAGGTTCAATAATAGTTCTTCCTGACATGTTCACTAAAGTTGGTGGAAATCAATACATAAATTCCACAGCAGTAGGTATGTATGAGGATTTCCTTATAAAGGAACTAATACCGTATTTAGTGGACGAGTTTAAGAGTGATAATATAGGAATCTTTGGTCACTCTTCTGGAGGATATGGTGCATTATATCTAGGCATGAAATATCCCAATTTGATTAAAGCCATAGCTGATCACGCAGGGGATGCCTATTTCGAGTATGTATACTTGCCTACATTTCCTAAAGCTATTGAACAACTTAGGAAATTCAAAAATCACAGAGAGTGGTTAGAGAATTATTGGAAAAAGGAGAATAAGCATCACAGAGAGGATCTAATAACGCTAAACGTAATTGGCATGTCCGCTTTTTATTCTCCCAATGGAGAGGACTTTGAATTGCCCTTTGACGTAGAAACGGGGGAAATTAATGAAAGCGTGTGGAAGAAGTGGATAGAGAAAGATCCGGTAAGAATGATTGATAATTACGTAGATAATTTGAGAAAACTAAAACTAATTTTTATTGATGTTGGAAAGAAAGATGAGTTCAATATACAATACGGTAGTAGAATTTTACATAAGAAAATGGAAAAATATGGTATACCCCATTATTATGAGGAATTTAACGATGGTCACCTTAATACATCGTATAGATACGATATATCGGTAAGTTTGTTAGAAAAGACTTTTCAGTATCAATAA
- a CDS encoding NAD(P)-dependent oxidoreductase — MRILTLGGTGFVGSNFVRYAINKGHEVLVYARSMNQYAKALQEIGANIILSYENYLKDVDCLVYFIGAMWAKDPKEFDYLQVRLPYEIGQKFFRVNSGKFIYISSIGVSENIDAKERPIVEESSHCLGLNPNTLHGITKCEGEKRIATFPNYAILRFPIIYGPYSRIMMWRIFMWLVSHGVGIKNDNLFSVVSTINTSKAIELSCKYKRNDYFYITDREPSSLTSLFLDASKAINREIKGWIPFNVKILEPFRSAHEILKMAYDVLSRQLIYSYAKAERELGYTPEDVRIETFKEMAKYYGIIT; from the coding sequence ATGAGAATTTTAACCTTAGGTGGTACAGGATTTGTAGGAAGCAACTTTGTAAGATATGCGATAAATAAGGGACACGAAGTTTTAGTCTATGCTAGAAGTATGAATCAATACGCAAAAGCTTTACAAGAAATTGGAGCAAACATAATTTTATCGTATGAAAATTATTTGAAGGATGTCGATTGCTTAGTTTACTTTATAGGCGCAATGTGGGCGAAAGATCCTAAGGAATTTGATTATTTACAGGTTAGATTGCCATATGAAATTGGTCAGAAATTTTTCAGAGTAAATTCTGGAAAGTTCATTTATATTAGTAGTATTGGAGTTTCTGAAAACATAGATGCAAAAGAGAGACCTATTGTTGAGGAATCCTCACATTGCCTAGGATTAAATCCAAACACTCTTCATGGCATTACCAAATGTGAAGGAGAGAAAAGAATTGCTACTTTTCCCAATTACGCAATACTTCGTTTCCCCATAATTTACGGTCCTTATAGTAGGATTATGATGTGGAGGATTTTCATGTGGTTAGTATCACATGGCGTGGGTATAAAAAATGATAATCTTTTCAGCGTTGTATCTACAATAAATACCTCAAAGGCTATAGAATTGAGTTGCAAATACAAGAGAAATGATTACTTTTATATAACTGATAGAGAGCCAAGTAGTCTAACAAGCCTCTTTTTAGATGCTTCTAAAGCCATAAATAGGGAGATAAAAGGCTGGATTCCATTCAACGTAAAAATCTTAGAACCTTTTAGATCTGCTCATGAAATCCTAAAGATGGCTTATGATGTTCTTTCAAGGCAGTTAATATACTCATATGCAAAGGCTGAAAGAGAATTAGGTTATACGCCAGAAGATGTTAGAATAGAGACTTTTAAAGAGATGGCTAAGTATTATGGGATAATTACATAG
- a CDS encoding type II toxin-antitoxin system VapC family toxin: protein MDKRYFDVNVFVYFLTSHPQFFERAKRWLMETDEIYISELTIFQLVIILSKLTGKREDEIFKELVNFLYNLRVKFIHLEAEDLPKVIEISEKNKLDFEDSIHYYLSTKVGELISNDKKLMRLGAKF from the coding sequence ATGGATAAGAGATATTTTGACGTAAATGTTTTTGTATATTTCTTAACTTCACATCCTCAATTTTTTGAACGAGCTAAAAGGTGGTTAATGGAAACTGATGAAATTTATATAAGTGAGCTTACAATCTTTCAACTTGTAATTATTCTAAGTAAATTAACTGGAAAGAGAGAAGATGAGATCTTTAAAGAACTCGTAAACTTTTTGTATAATTTGAGGGTTAAGTTTATTCATCTAGAGGCTGAAGATCTTCCTAAGGTTATTGAAATATCAGAGAAAAATAAACTTGATTTTGAAGATTCTATTCATTATTATCTTTCTACTAAGGTTGGCGAATTAATTAGTAATGATAAAAAACTAATGAGACTAGGAGCTAAGTTCTAG
- a CDS encoding AbrB/MazE/SpoVT family DNA-binding domain-containing protein, whose amino-acid sequence MEYEVRVDEKGRILIPKEVRDKLNLSSKVKLIVEDDKIIIKKVDKEKILEEFAGKFKINWNNIDLEKVYKEAVDERSKKWIRDILT is encoded by the coding sequence ATGGAATATGAAGTGAGAGTTGATGAGAAAGGGAGAATATTAATTCCTAAGGAGGTAAGAGATAAGCTGAATTTATCTTCAAAAGTCAAGTTAATTGTCGAAGATGATAAGATTATCATAAAGAAGGTTGATAAGGAAAAAATACTTGAAGAATTTGCTGGTAAGTTTAAAATTAATTGGAATAATATTGATCTTGAAAAAGTATATAAAGAGGCTGTTGATGAGAGGAGTAAAAAATGGATAAGAGATATTTTGACGTAA
- a CDS encoding glycosyltransferase, with protein MKILAIGNVFNPSGVSVHIINVLKELVKMGDEVTLYVPSFLVRNNDEILKDLEKAHVNVYHSVYEVKEGEKTSTLSYFIKSHTVYLRWNDLGEDIKYIDGLKEIKPDVIYDMHEDSITLRLSYHIARKIERPLVKLLHDEPFRNSFGRGYRKFLGVKGLAYDTLMWVFYKFDKMAFIRSINDGILKGIAGVSKAPFYLSRIDEIAKGLRLRVYEVGNAFNKEIIYKYRRTKGKENYAVFYARLVPQKGIRELPKIAGLLDEKIIVFGKFFNERDKRLLTSNPKIEYRGYRPIEEVYDTVGRAKVLIYPSHQDGFSLVALDTLALGTSIVAYDIPAMRFVFSNLKPVKIVKEYDVKSMAHTANSILKMKDEEYESEHSEDNVRKFLELHSSWANVAKETHDFLSEFL; from the coding sequence ATGAAGATATTAGCGATTGGCAACGTGTTTAATCCATCTGGAGTATCAGTACATATAATTAACGTGTTAAAGGAATTAGTAAAGATGGGAGATGAGGTAACGCTTTACGTTCCCTCATTTCTAGTGAGAAATAATGACGAAATATTAAAGGATTTGGAGAAAGCTCACGTTAATGTTTATCACTCAGTCTACGAGGTTAAGGAAGGAGAGAAGACAAGTACTTTATCGTATTTTATTAAATCTCATACTGTTTATCTACGATGGAACGATTTAGGAGAGGATATAAAGTATATTGATGGATTAAAAGAGATAAAACCAGACGTTATTTACGATATGCATGAAGATTCCATAACACTCAGATTATCTTATCATATAGCTAGAAAAATTGAAAGACCCCTAGTGAAGCTTCTACATGATGAGCCTTTCAGGAATTCCTTTGGAAGAGGCTATAGGAAATTCCTAGGTGTTAAAGGTTTAGCTTACGATACGTTAATGTGGGTATTCTATAAATTTGACAAAATGGCGTTTATACGCTCAATAAACGATGGTATATTGAAAGGAATTGCAGGCGTTTCTAAGGCTCCATTTTATCTCTCGCGAATTGATGAGATAGCTAAAGGTTTAAGGTTAAGAGTATATGAAGTTGGTAATGCATTTAATAAAGAGATTATATATAAATATAGAAGAACTAAAGGTAAAGAAAATTACGCCGTATTCTACGCTAGACTAGTACCACAAAAAGGTATTAGAGAACTACCAAAGATTGCAGGGCTCTTAGATGAGAAGATAATTGTATTTGGTAAATTTTTTAATGAAAGAGATAAGCGTCTTTTAACCTCAAATCCTAAAATCGAATATAGAGGATATAGGCCAATAGAGGAGGTTTACGATACAGTAGGTAGAGCAAAAGTACTAATTTATCCTTCTCATCAAGACGGTTTTTCATTAGTTGCACTGGATACGTTAGCTTTAGGTACTTCAATAGTCGCTTATGATATTCCCGCAATGAGGTTTGTCTTCTCTAATTTAAAACCAGTAAAAATAGTGAAAGAATACGATGTAAAGAGTATGGCGCACACGGCTAACTCCATTCTAAAAATGAAAGATGAGGAGTATGAAAGTGAACATAGTGAAGATAACGTAAGGAAGTTTTTAGAACTACACTCTTCATGGGCTAACGTTGCTAAGGAGACCCACGACTTTCTTTCTGAATTCTTATGA
- a CDS encoding winged helix-turn-helix domain-containing protein, with protein sequence MRRSRDEIIGDILEAIDNNINRISSIMKNVNLGASLAKKYLSMLESEGLIQDVNGEYKLTDKGRKILQQMRNLRKLQLELATVIYEIRKELVNNEK encoded by the coding sequence ATGAGAAGAAGTAGAGACGAGATAATAGGGGACATATTAGAAGCGATAGATAATAATATCAATAGAATATCAAGTATTATGAAGAATGTCAATCTTGGTGCTTCTCTCGCAAAGAAATATTTATCAATGCTAGAGAGTGAAGGGCTTATTCAAGATGTAAATGGGGAATATAAGCTGACGGATAAAGGAAGAAAAATTCTTCAACAAATGAGAAATTTGAGAAAATTACAATTAGAATTAGCTACTGTTATATATGAAATAAGAAAAGAATTAGTTAATAACGAGAAGTGA
- a CDS encoding phosphomevalonate kinase, with protein MIRVSAPGKILWIGSYSVVFGGISHVIAVNKRVNCSIKEINDKRSLIFHTSYGDFKNTGNALINSVLDTFRERLELPQGYEIELYNDKEFIIDGKKTGLGSSSASTVALTACLYYVLKGKLDLFEIHKLAQIANYKRQRGIGSGFDIASAVFGSIVYKRFTDIEKMDFYHEKLNLGNYDMILGFTGRSSETVGLVRKFVEKSYLEDFKEMMRLIDDENNMAIKLIKLSKMDEAVEHVRLGRKYLNYLAERIIGVKLVSKDEEELIKIAENEGALIALSPGAGGGDSIFALGENLDKVREAWRKKGIYIIDVKEDDGLKLLFST; from the coding sequence GTGATAAGGGTTAGTGCTCCAGGTAAGATACTTTGGATAGGGAGTTACAGTGTAGTCTTTGGCGGGATTTCCCACGTGATAGCGGTTAACAAGAGAGTAAATTGTTCTATTAAGGAAATAAATGATAAGAGAAGTCTAATATTTCATACTAGTTATGGTGATTTTAAAAATACTGGAAATGCGTTGATTAATTCCGTTCTTGATACTTTTAGGGAGAGATTGGAATTACCTCAAGGCTATGAAATTGAATTATATAATGATAAGGAATTCATTATAGATGGTAAAAAAACGGGCTTAGGCAGTTCTTCTGCTTCTACAGTTGCGTTAACTGCTTGCTTATATTATGTTCTCAAAGGTAAGTTAGACTTGTTCGAGATTCATAAATTAGCTCAAATAGCTAATTATAAAAGACAGAGAGGAATAGGTAGTGGGTTTGACATCGCGTCAGCGGTGTTTGGTAGTATAGTTTACAAAAGATTTACTGATATCGAGAAAATGGACTTCTATCATGAGAAATTGAATCTGGGTAACTATGATATGATACTGGGATTCACGGGAAGAAGTTCTGAGACTGTAGGTTTGGTTAGAAAATTCGTAGAAAAAAGTTATCTAGAAGATTTTAAAGAGATGATGAGGTTAATTGATGACGAAAATAACATGGCTATTAAGCTCATAAAGCTGAGCAAAATGGATGAGGCTGTTGAACATGTCAGATTAGGCAGGAAGTATCTGAACTACTTAGCTGAACGTATCATTGGAGTCAAATTAGTTAGTAAGGATGAAGAAGAGCTCATAAAGATAGCAGAAAATGAAGGAGCATTAATAGCGTTATCGCCTGGAGCTGGTGGAGGAGACTCTATTTTCGCGTTAGGAGAGAATTTAGATAAGGTCAGAGAAGCGTGGAGAAAAAAAGGGATTTACATAATAGACGTAAAAGAAGACGATGGTTTGAAATTACTATTCTCTACTTAA